A stretch of the uncultured Desulfobacter sp. genome encodes the following:
- a CDS encoding 4Fe-4S dicluster domain-containing protein, whose protein sequence is MSFSLALAVFLIGIIYRTIGFFRLIIGPEGPEFTTAERITSFLASLLGILVSPVRLFYFFKTVIVDVVLQLPLMRQDSLKWVMHICIFWGFAGLLFFHALDFYVSEIIFANYMPTLNPFMLLRNLAGVMVIGGLAIAIYRRKTHFRLKQISRHPDYLAIALLALIMISGFGLEAAKIISSGVFDDMVEEYGSMDYDEELPALKAVWQEDYNVSFLGETIEITPEILEEGRIINEDNCISCHANPKWAIVSYPVSIAMKPFAGFLNGKRMDALILAIHYLSCFFLLAYLPFSKFLHIVTTPISLLISGIAGQKVRHEANKATRRAFDLSSCTQCGTCTTHCAVGPTYDIFQNPWVFPSERVTGIRESAWGRSMDTKSKEAFSRGSFICTMCNKCSQVCPAGLDLQDIWMAARQRMKEKFLPDTVVQVRERIKENQEKKTGPEGPVVLKSSKESVVKNLRKSFQTTTFSQCYTCLTCTNSCPVTGVTGDIGQFGAAPHQVIHALVLGQTDLAKNASIVWDCLTCYKCQENCPQGVKITDIFYQLKNMVYHQEFGI, encoded by the coding sequence TTGAGTTTTTCATTAGCGTTAGCAGTATTCCTTATCGGGATCATTTACAGGACCATTGGGTTTTTTCGGTTAATCATTGGGCCGGAAGGACCTGAATTCACTACGGCAGAACGCATAACCTCTTTTTTGGCCAGTTTGTTAGGCATCCTGGTCTCACCTGTCCGGCTTTTTTATTTTTTTAAGACGGTAATTGTGGATGTGGTGCTTCAATTACCGCTGATGCGTCAGGATTCCCTGAAGTGGGTTATGCACATCTGTATTTTTTGGGGATTTGCAGGGTTATTGTTTTTTCATGCCCTTGATTTCTATGTCAGCGAAATAATTTTCGCAAATTACATGCCCACATTGAATCCTTTTATGCTTCTTCGGAACTTGGCCGGTGTCATGGTGATCGGGGGATTGGCCATTGCCATATATCGCAGGAAAACTCATTTCCGTTTGAAGCAGATCAGCAGGCATCCCGATTATCTAGCAATCGCTTTGCTTGCACTCATTATGATATCAGGGTTTGGCCTGGAAGCTGCCAAGATTATCTCCTCCGGTGTGTTCGATGATATGGTGGAGGAATATGGATCCATGGATTATGATGAGGAACTTCCGGCGCTTAAAGCCGTCTGGCAAGAAGATTATAATGTGTCTTTTCTTGGGGAAACCATTGAAATCACACCGGAGATTCTGGAAGAAGGGAGAATTATCAACGAAGACAATTGTATCTCCTGTCATGCCAACCCAAAGTGGGCTATTGTCTCCTATCCGGTCTCCATTGCCATGAAGCCTTTTGCCGGGTTTTTAAACGGGAAACGAATGGATGCACTGATACTGGCAATTCATTATTTAAGCTGTTTTTTTCTCTTGGCCTACCTGCCTTTCAGCAAGTTTTTGCATATTGTGACAACGCCAATAAGCCTTCTGATTTCAGGGATTGCGGGGCAGAAAGTAAGACACGAGGCGAATAAAGCCACCCGCCGGGCGTTTGATCTTTCTTCCTGCACCCAGTGCGGCACCTGCACAACCCATTGTGCCGTGGGACCAACATATGATATTTTTCAGAATCCTTGGGTGTTTCCTTCCGAACGTGTAACCGGCATCCGGGAGTCGGCATGGGGCCGGTCAATGGATACAAAATCAAAGGAAGCCTTTTCCAGGGGCAGTTTTATCTGCACCATGTGTAACAAATGCTCCCAGGTCTGTCCTGCCGGCCTGGACCTGCAGGATATCTGGATGGCAGCCAGACAGCGGATGAAGGAAAAATTTCTTCCGGATACCGTTGTTCAGGTAAGAGAACGTATTAAAGAAAATCAGGAGAAAAAGACTGGGCCTGAAGGCCCCGTGGTGCTTAAATCCAGCAAAGAATCTGTGGTTAAAAACCTGAGGAAGTCCTTCCAGACGACAACGTTTTCACAATGTTATACCTGTCTGACATGCACCAATTCATGCCCGGTGACAGGTGTTACGGGCGACATCGGACAATTTGGCGCCGCACCCCACCAGGTCATTCATGCCCTGGTTCTTGGGCAAACCGATCTGGCAAAAAATGCCTCAATTGTCTGGGATTGCCTGACTTGTTATAAATGTCAGGAAAATTGCCCTCAGGGGGTCAAGATTACAGATATTTTTTATCAACTTAAAAACATGGTATACCACCAGGAATTTGGAATATGA
- a CDS encoding XTP/dITP diphosphatase yields the protein MKQILVLASTNKGKTRELQERLQGYPVDIKNLSDFGPIPEVIEDGETFDDNAYKKASFTARVLGYPSLADDSGLCVEALGGAPGVYSARYAGENATDQDNVDKLLETMKNEENRKAAFECVISIAVPTGAALTYEGRCEGLLTRGPEGNNGFGYDPLFFFPELNKTFAQLSMEEKATVSHRGKALQEITQEMDKILDWIDIQMSRINTEPGGCLAPKGTNNG from the coding sequence GTGAAACAAATCTTAGTACTGGCCTCGACCAATAAAGGCAAAACACGGGAATTACAGGAAAGGCTGCAAGGCTATCCGGTTGACATAAAAAATCTGTCTGATTTCGGACCTATTCCCGAGGTCATAGAAGACGGAGAGACCTTTGACGACAATGCATATAAAAAGGCGTCGTTTACGGCAAGAGTCTTGGGATATCCGTCCCTGGCCGACGACTCCGGGCTTTGCGTGGAGGCGCTGGGAGGGGCGCCCGGCGTGTATTCGGCCCGTTATGCCGGAGAAAACGCCACGGACCAGGACAATGTGGACAAGCTCCTGGAGACCATGAAAAATGAAGAGAACCGAAAAGCCGCCTTTGAATGCGTGATCTCCATCGCAGTGCCCACGGGTGCGGCGTTGACCTATGAAGGCCGCTGCGAGGGGCTACTCACCCGGGGACCTGAAGGCAACAACGGGTTTGGTTATGACCCGCTGTTCTTTTTTCCCGAACTGAATAAGACCTTTGCCCAGTTGTCCATGGAAGAGAAGGCAACTGTGAGCCACAGGGGCAAAGCCCTGCAGGAAATTACCCAGGAGATGGACAAAATCCTGGACTGGATAGATATCCAAATGTCCCGGATCAACACTGAACCCGGCGGTTGTCTTGCACCCAAAGGAACGAACAATGGATAA
- a CDS encoding nitroreductase family protein translates to MDNFKDLVKSNRSCRRFDNSFALDTRTLTDLVELARYTASGANNQPLKYIISSSREQNDNIFSCLTWAAYLKEWKGPEPAEQPTGYIVILGDTTIAKNFWCDHGIAAQTMLLGARAMGLAGCMFAAINIKKLKELLDIGDHLEVKLVIALGKPVEKACIEDVNDGGDIRYYRDKNQVHHVPKRKLEDLILNAF, encoded by the coding sequence ATGGATAACTTCAAGGACCTTGTAAAATCCAACCGGTCGTGCAGGCGCTTTGATAACAGTTTTGCACTGGATACCCGGACCTTGACCGACCTTGTGGAGCTGGCCCGGTATACGGCTTCCGGGGCCAACAACCAGCCCCTGAAATATATCATTTCCAGCAGCAGGGAACAAAATGATAACATCTTTTCCTGCTTAACCTGGGCCGCTTACCTCAAAGAGTGGAAAGGCCCGGAACCTGCGGAACAGCCAACGGGATACATTGTGATCCTGGGGGATACCACCATTGCAAAAAATTTCTGGTGTGACCATGGCATTGCGGCCCAGACCATGCTGCTCGGCGCCCGGGCAATGGGGCTTGCCGGATGTATGTTTGCCGCCATAAACATCAAAAAATTAAAAGAACTGCTGGATATCGGCGATCATCTGGAGGTCAAGCTGGTCATTGCCCTTGGCAAACCTGTGGAAAAAGCCTGCATTGAAGATGTGAATGACGGCGGTGATATCCGGTATTACCGGGATAAAAATCAGGTCCACCACGTACCCAAGCGCAAGCTTGAAGATTTAATCCTCAACGCCTTTTAG
- a CDS encoding radical SAM protein, translating to MKIIFVNPSCQDPRVTDPDALQVPIGLYYLASELLGQGWVSGILNLAPAGPANASAQGSVQKSLDLFAQSIMQEKPEVIGFSVTSPTRMNAMACAAIARQILPDSLIVFGGPGATFMVDFLFDACPALDVIVKGEGEISTTKLVNAAKKVKTNFGSIHQDQTIRPELAQNLAQIPGIVFRNGLSLDDTGIGELIKDLDTLPHPSKYFTYQHLAMSRGCPGKCTFCGSPKFWGTSVVRRHSPQWLFDEIKALAQKGVTHFFISDDTFTMDADAVKQLCDKIIQANLGITWNAISRVDYIDESILAPMRRAGCIQISFGIESGAASIKKILGKPIDNDICVAAFDKVRAAGILPRAYFIYGSPGETDATIQESIDLMTRLGPLSTVFYMLVTFPGTALYNRALQKGWTHDGVWQKNIEDLPWWELDPNMDFGRVKKWGNRLRQTFFDHIEDFINRITFDPDKTSAPLHADFLSRLAMTFSHGEYARDKRVKNSEHMAINLFEKALGVYPCPRAFQGLAMIYQQQKNFPKAMAFLDKGLSHFPKDKDLCVCMGVCLMNTGDFRNALKFFTPFAQDPALGQYISICKQKTTV from the coding sequence GTGAAAATTATATTTGTCAATCCATCCTGCCAGGATCCAAGGGTTACGGACCCGGATGCGCTCCAGGTCCCCATCGGACTTTATTACCTGGCATCAGAACTTTTGGGCCAGGGTTGGGTATCAGGCATTTTAAATCTTGCACCGGCAGGTCCGGCCAATGCATCAGCCCAAGGATCAGTCCAGAAATCACTTGATTTGTTTGCTCAATCCATCATGCAGGAAAAACCTGAGGTCATCGGTTTTTCGGTCACCAGCCCCACCCGGATGAATGCCATGGCATGTGCAGCTATAGCCCGGCAAATCCTGCCGGACAGCCTAATTGTCTTTGGCGGCCCCGGGGCCACATTTATGGTGGATTTTTTATTTGATGCCTGTCCGGCTTTAGATGTGATTGTCAAAGGCGAAGGAGAGATCAGCACAACTAAACTGGTAAATGCCGCAAAAAAAGTAAAAACAAATTTTGGCAGCATCCACCAGGACCAGACCATCAGACCTGAGCTGGCGCAGAACCTTGCCCAGATTCCCGGCATTGTTTTCCGCAATGGCTTAAGCCTTGATGACACAGGTATAGGTGAACTGATCAAAGACCTGGACACCCTGCCCCACCCGTCCAAGTATTTCACGTACCAGCACCTGGCTATGTCCAGGGGATGCCCGGGCAAATGCACCTTTTGCGGATCTCCGAAATTCTGGGGCACATCTGTTGTCCGCCGCCACTCGCCCCAATGGCTGTTTGACGAAATAAAAGCCCTTGCCCAAAAAGGTGTCACCCATTTTTTCATCAGTGACGATACCTTTACCATGGATGCTGATGCCGTCAAGCAGTTATGTGATAAAATTATCCAGGCCAATCTGGGCATCACCTGGAATGCCATCTCCAGAGTGGATTATATTGACGAGAGCATACTGGCCCCAATGCGCCGGGCCGGATGCATCCAAATCAGTTTTGGTATTGAATCCGGGGCAGCATCCATAAAAAAAATCCTTGGCAAACCCATTGACAACGACATTTGCGTTGCAGCCTTTGACAAGGTGCGCGCTGCCGGCATCCTGCCCCGGGCCTATTTTATCTATGGGTCACCCGGGGAGACGGATGCCACCATCCAGGAAAGTATTGATTTGATGACCCGTTTGGGTCCGTTAAGTACGGTGTTTTACATGCTGGTAACCTTTCCCGGCACCGCCCTGTATAACCGTGCCTTGCAAAAGGGATGGACCCATGATGGCGTCTGGCAAAAAAACATTGAAGATCTGCCCTGGTGGGAACTGGACCCCAATATGGATTTTGGACGGGTTAAGAAGTGGGGGAATCGGCTCAGGCAGACATTTTTTGACCATATAGAGGATTTTATCAACCGCATTACCTTTGATCCGGATAAAACATCTGCCCCCTTGCATGCGGACTTTTTATCACGGCTTGCCATGACCTTTTCCCATGGAGAGTATGCCCGGGATAAACGGGTGAAAAACAGTGAACACATGGCAATCAATCTGTTTGAAAAGGCGCTGGGAGTTTATCCTTGCCCCAGAGCCTTCCAGGGTCTTGCCATGATTTACCAGCAGCAGAAAAATTTTCCCAAGGCCATGGCTTTTCTTGACAAAGGGCTGTCCCATTTCCCAAAAGACAAGGATCTGTGTGTATGTATGGGGGTCTGTCTGATGAACACAGGTGATTTTCGCAACGCCCTGAAATTTTTTACCCCATTTGCCCAAGATCCGGCTTTGGGGCAGTACATCAGTATATGTAAACAAAAAACAACCGTTTAA
- a CDS encoding DUF6178 family protein codes for MNDNYQLANKTRRELKLQNTRRDILVSDGAKALDMILEAPSPATLIQSFPDQDLYYLMHKIGVHDFIPVLALAASSQWEYILDVEVWDDDRLNPHMMTQVFSLLFKADPQRLLRWAIMEKPDFMEYYLSQKMHVVIREHDEPPPEDFDDYITLDDKFYFRFPDQKSGTEENDENAEGALLPQDVPREDGLPDDAPELIEQMLKSLAAMDLSVVHGLLLETASLLPAEAEEEQFRQKNIRLAEKGFLPAHEAVGIYQPIAQKNLKHRPAITDAPRMFDPDMPMPPMYFTQFLKGDNLFVKTLEQLNRQGGIPDLDSELAALINKVISADRIKIRNRESIEKPLEKTMSTLSLGLEVLMDGATAQVETAADLIKKYFLEDIFRTGAREGARIQAMANKWYETSFIGEKNLPLSFLGETYLGILGGLMIQRPMFFADYADKVLYRNFATLADIRATRRQLDEIIRLDDFLSSLDVDVTTFTFGVLTYKSMILTLWVRDRMGLNQSKPLSLAPIALDKFKSFFAQLFGEKGTIGDTQAKDLALWAAQVSGVDETDLPTALQGILYGLLRELESEYGHIQLEDLDPRFMPMFLLAGQE; via the coding sequence ATGAACGATAATTATCAACTAGCCAATAAAACCAGAAGAGAACTGAAACTACAAAATACACGCCGGGACATCCTTGTCAGCGACGGAGCCAAAGCCCTGGACATGATCCTGGAAGCCCCCTCCCCTGCCACATTAATCCAGTCTTTTCCGGATCAGGACCTATACTACCTGATGCATAAAATCGGAGTCCATGATTTTATTCCGGTGCTGGCCCTGGCCGCATCCAGTCAGTGGGAGTATATCCTGGATGTGGAGGTCTGGGATGATGATCGACTCAATCCCCATATGATGACCCAGGTGTTTTCCCTTTTGTTCAAAGCAGATCCCCAACGGCTTCTGCGCTGGGCCATCATGGAAAAACCCGATTTTATGGAATACTATCTGTCACAAAAAATGCATGTGGTTATCCGGGAACACGATGAACCACCGCCCGAGGATTTTGACGACTACATCACCCTGGATGACAAGTTTTATTTCAGATTTCCCGACCAAAAATCCGGCACGGAAGAAAATGATGAAAATGCGGAAGGCGCCCTTTTGCCCCAGGACGTTCCCCGGGAAGATGGGCTGCCGGATGACGCACCGGAGTTAATTGAACAGATGTTAAAAAGCCTTGCCGCAATGGATCTGTCGGTGGTCCACGGCCTGCTCCTTGAAACCGCAAGTCTTCTGCCCGCAGAAGCAGAGGAAGAACAGTTCAGACAAAAAAATATCAGGCTTGCGGAAAAAGGATTTTTGCCGGCCCACGAGGCCGTTGGTATTTATCAGCCCATTGCCCAAAAAAATTTAAAACACAGACCTGCAATCACCGATGCCCCCAGGATGTTTGATCCGGATATGCCCATGCCGCCCATGTATTTCACCCAATTTTTAAAAGGGGATAACCTGTTTGTAAAAACCTTGGAACAACTCAACAGGCAAGGAGGGATACCGGACCTTGACAGTGAGCTTGCGGCCCTGATCAACAAGGTGATTAGCGCAGACCGAATCAAAATCAGAAATCGGGAGTCCATTGAAAAGCCCCTTGAAAAGACCATGTCCACACTGAGTTTGGGCCTTGAAGTGCTTATGGACGGCGCCACGGCCCAGGTGGAAACCGCTGCGGATCTGATCAAAAAATATTTTCTTGAAGATATTTTCAGAACCGGGGCCCGGGAAGGTGCAAGAATCCAGGCCATGGCAAACAAATGGTATGAGACAAGCTTTATCGGTGAAAAAAATCTGCCCTTAAGTTTTCTGGGGGAAACCTACCTGGGCATCCTGGGTGGCCTGATGATTCAGCGGCCCATGTTTTTTGCCGATTACGCCGACAAGGTTTTGTACCGCAACTTTGCAACCCTTGCCGACATAAGGGCCACCCGGCGGCAACTGGATGAAATCATCCGCCTGGATGATTTTCTCAGCAGCCTGGATGTGGACGTTACCACCTTTACCTTTGGGGTACTCACATACAAAAGCATGATCCTGACCTTGTGGGTCCGGGACCGTATGGGGCTGAATCAATCAAAACCATTGAGCCTTGCACCCATTGCGCTTGATAAGTTCAAAAGCTTCTTTGCCCAGCTTTTCGGTGAAAAAGGCACCATCGGTGACACCCAGGCCAAAGATCTGGCTTTATGGGCCGCTCAGGTATCCGGTGTAGATGAAACAGATCTGCCCACGGCGCTCCAAGGCATTTTGTACGGACTGCTGCGCGAACTTGAGTCGGAATATGGCCATATTCAATTAGAAGACCTGGACCCCCGATTTATGCCCATGTTTCTTCTTGCAGGCCAGGAATAA
- a CDS encoding response regulator transcription factor, with protein sequence METAEKKRVLIIEDESHIAEGIKLNLTLQGYAAKVAADGIEGLETWRAWSPDLIVLDIMLPMVDGFSILQTIRREDEKIPVLILSARGDTQDKVRGLKYGVDDYLSKPFDLEEFLLRVERLVKRKEWYAQPEKEKEKSGCALFEGTSYSFGANHIDFVTSTAQCVAGEVVLTEQEITLLRIFIAHQEKPLSRKMLLKAGWGYARDTSTRTVDNFIVRFRKYFEPNPKSPVYFKSRRSVGYIFEPGE encoded by the coding sequence ATGGAAACGGCTGAAAAAAAACGTGTTTTGATCATAGAAGATGAATCCCATATTGCCGAAGGCATCAAACTAAATCTTACCCTCCAGGGGTATGCGGCCAAAGTGGCTGCTGACGGCATTGAAGGCCTTGAAACATGGCGAGCCTGGAGCCCGGATCTTATTGTCCTGGATATTATGCTGCCCATGGTCGACGGGTTTTCCATTCTCCAGACCATTCGCCGGGAGGATGAAAAAATTCCCGTGCTGATTTTATCGGCCCGGGGGGATACCCAGGATAAAGTGCGGGGACTGAAATACGGTGTGGATGATTACCTGTCCAAACCCTTTGATCTGGAAGAGTTTCTTTTGCGTGTGGAGCGGCTTGTGAAACGCAAAGAGTGGTATGCACAGCCTGAAAAAGAAAAAGAAAAATCAGGTTGTGCGTTATTTGAAGGCACCTCCTATTCCTTTGGAGCAAACCACATTGATTTTGTGACATCCACGGCCCAGTGTGTCGCCGGTGAAGTCGTTTTAACCGAGCAGGAAATTACTTTGCTGCGTATTTTTATTGCCCACCAGGAAAAACCGTTATCCCGGAAAATGCTTCTTAAAGCCGGGTGGGGGTATGCCAGGGATACCTCCACCCGAACTGTGGACAACTTCATCGTCAGGTTCAGAAAATATTTTGAGCCCAATCCCAAGTCCCCGGTTTATTTTAAAAGCCGCAGGTCTGTGGGATATATTTTTGAACCCGGGGAATAA
- a CDS encoding HAMP domain-containing sensor histidine kinase, with amino-acid sequence MQILNPSRWYLHPVFIFACSLFALATFLVLTVSLYMEIRSALEVVMLKFNIAPQAIFPSKTGMTILVLSLLIFVVLAGIFLAFIYYQKTVNLFRLQHNFIYNFTHELKTPVTSLRLYLETFIRHPMDPGDIKKYSTDMLKDIDRLTENIDRILNLARIESQNFGSKVTRESLVLILKEFCQKNASLFRDLEVKIKNPSGGKFEYPVNLFLLDILLTNIFSNAIRYNESRTPCLTILFKSYLQKVTIEFIDNGIGVEKQDTKKIFRKFYQGDRNSNQANTGSGLGLYLVSSIAAIHGWRAAVSSEGKGKGAKFTITIPRANIASVRDKELWKRLKKNVF; translated from the coding sequence ATGCAGATTCTGAACCCTTCACGGTGGTATCTTCATCCGGTGTTTATTTTTGCCTGTTCCCTTTTTGCCCTGGCTACATTTTTGGTCCTTACGGTCAGTTTATACATGGAGATCCGTTCGGCCTTGGAGGTGGTGATGCTCAAGTTCAACATCGCACCCCAGGCCATTTTTCCTTCTAAAACCGGGATGACGATACTTGTTTTAAGCCTGTTGATCTTCGTGGTGCTGGCCGGTATCTTCCTTGCCTTTATCTATTACCAGAAAACCGTGAACCTGTTCCGGCTTCAGCACAATTTTATCTATAATTTTACCCATGAACTTAAAACCCCTGTCACATCCCTTCGCCTTTATCTTGAGACCTTTATCCGTCACCCCATGGATCCCGGGGACATAAAAAAATACAGTACTGATATGCTCAAGGATATTGACCGGCTCACGGAGAATATCGACCGGATTCTTAATCTGGCACGCATTGAGAGCCAGAATTTCGGATCAAAGGTGACCCGTGAAAGTCTTGTTCTGATTTTAAAGGAATTCTGTCAGAAAAATGCCTCTTTGTTCAGGGATCTTGAGGTGAAAATTAAAAATCCGTCAGGCGGCAAATTTGAGTATCCGGTAAATCTTTTTTTATTGGATATTCTGCTGACCAATATTTTTTCAAACGCCATTCGCTACAATGAAAGCCGCACACCTTGTTTGACCATTTTATTTAAAAGTTACTTGCAGAAAGTGACCATAGAATTTATTGATAACGGCATAGGTGTGGAAAAACAGGATACAAAAAAGATTTTTAGAAAATTTTATCAAGGGGACAGGAACAGTAACCAGGCAAATACAGGATCGGGCCTTGGGTTGTATCTTGTCTCAAGTATTGCTGCCATTCATGGCTGGCGCGCAGCGGTGTCCAGTGAAGGCAAGGGCAAAGGCGCCAAATTTACCATTACCATTCCCCGGGCAAATATTGCCAGCGTCAGAGATAAGGAGTTATGGAAACGGCTGAAAAAAAACGTGTTTTGA
- a CDS encoding DUF2325 domain-containing protein: protein MDAMKCFLNIWEIERNFKCPVIGAMLSVGKHKDILKKCGWDVSDLKPYEYHSYLMGCMGDENAVSIKTNNYIRHQSRKYMKQIAALYKRKNAKEVRALWNDYSARGIIGPVMYAIVSHKDTQIDLLQDIHGEVHMMSHANMTEIFSIRRKLEASDQSLIREKNKSSDKNKKIKELVSQLRQTGKEKDWLAAENTRLKKERGELEAQTEINPVPSPELNQDVERLEQALNRQKEETLRTERERKQLEIQLFSAENENAMLKDEFAQLSLIFAAGADNVCNCREPKTCPVTGECPDQDCPRRRLCARRIFMIGGITKMKSYYRQIVEKAGGEFDYHDGYLRSSNDDLAAKVRRCDVVVCPVSCNSHNACLKVKHLCARYNKELKILNSASLSAVTQALIVPEDVVSIN, encoded by the coding sequence ATGGATGCGATGAAGTGTTTTTTAAACATATGGGAAATTGAACGCAATTTTAAATGCCCCGTGATTGGCGCCATGTTGTCTGTAGGCAAGCATAAGGATATTCTTAAGAAATGCGGATGGGATGTCAGCGATCTTAAACCCTATGAATACCACTCTTATCTTATGGGATGCATGGGGGATGAAAATGCAGTGTCCATTAAAACAAATAATTACATTCGGCATCAGTCCAGAAAATACATGAAGCAGATTGCGGCCCTTTATAAAAGAAAGAATGCAAAGGAGGTCAGGGCGTTGTGGAACGACTATTCGGCACGAGGGATCATTGGACCTGTGATGTATGCCATTGTTTCCCATAAGGATACCCAAATAGATCTGCTTCAGGATATTCATGGTGAAGTGCATATGATGTCCCATGCCAACATGACTGAAATTTTCAGCATCCGGCGAAAGCTTGAAGCCTCTGATCAAAGCCTGATAAGGGAAAAAAATAAAAGCAGTGATAAGAATAAAAAAATTAAAGAACTGGTTAGTCAGTTAAGGCAGACAGGTAAAGAAAAGGATTGGCTTGCAGCTGAAAACACCCGGTTGAAAAAAGAACGTGGAGAGCTTGAAGCCCAAACAGAGATAAACCCGGTGCCGAGCCCTGAGTTAAATCAGGATGTTGAACGCCTCGAACAGGCGTTGAACCGTCAAAAGGAAGAGACCCTTCGCACGGAACGGGAGAGAAAACAACTTGAGATTCAATTGTTCAGTGCCGAAAATGAAAACGCGATGCTAAAGGATGAGTTTGCACAACTTTCTTTGATCTTTGCTGCCGGGGCCGATAATGTTTGCAACTGCCGGGAGCCTAAGACTTGTCCGGTAACAGGGGAATGCCCCGACCAGGATTGTCCAAGGCGCCGTCTGTGTGCCAGACGGATTTTTATGATCGGCGGCATTACCAAGATGAAATCCTACTACCGGCAGATTGTTGAAAAGGCCGGCGGCGAGTTTGACTACCATGACGGCTATCTTAGAAGCAGCAATGACGATCTTGCCGCTAAGGTCAGGCGGTGTGATGTTGTGGTCTGCCCCGTGAGCTGCAACAGCCATAATGCATGTTTAAAAGTTAAGCATCTATGCGCACGATATAACAAGGAATTGAAAATTCTTAACAGCGCAAGCCTTTCAGCTGTCACCCAGGCGTTAATTGTTCCCGAAGATGTCGTAAGTATCAATTAA
- a CDS encoding SoxR reducing system RseC family protein — protein sequence MITEDGIVTHATPEKAWIKTTRSAACESCSSKDSCGVSHHPSEEMTIVVPNTLNVLKGDRVIVGIDSGPMLFLSFFLYVFPIILLIIGALIGDALAPVLKMDSSALSMGFGFLLFAVAFFIIRRKQAGMSKKDKYKPFLVRKKAPLSS from the coding sequence ATGATTACTGAAGACGGCATTGTCACACACGCTACACCTGAAAAAGCCTGGATTAAAACCACCCGCTCAGCAGCCTGCGAAAGTTGTTCCTCAAAAGACTCCTGCGGCGTCAGCCACCACCCTTCTGAGGAAATGACGATTGTTGTACCCAACACACTAAATGTACTAAAAGGGGACCGGGTGATTGTGGGTATTGATTCAGGGCCCATGCTTTTTTTAAGTTTTTTTCTCTATGTATTTCCAATTATACTGTTGATCATAGGCGCACTTATTGGGGATGCCCTTGCCCCTGTTCTGAAAATGGACAGTTCCGCCCTATCCATGGGTTTTGGTTTTTTACTATTTGCCGTCGCTTTTTTCATCATCAGAAGAAAGCAAGCCGGTATGTCAAAAAAAGACAAATACAAACCCTTCCTCGTCAGAAAAAAAGCCCCCCTCAGCTCCTGA
- a CDS encoding cytochrome c3 family protein — protein sequence MTSQRDLKIAVWIMIVLLVTGIICYASFCPPVPDNPVRLMFQNKAGKVLFTHLMHTDDYSLDCLDCHHNIEDDETYNCSECHEETGDESMPSRADAFHAQCKGCHEDYGAGPVECNACHAQ from the coding sequence ATGACATCACAACGCGACCTGAAAATAGCTGTATGGATCATGATCGTTCTTTTGGTCACAGGGATTATCTGTTATGCGTCCTTTTGTCCTCCGGTGCCTGATAATCCAGTCAGACTGATGTTTCAGAACAAAGCAGGCAAAGTTTTATTCACCCACCTCATGCACACAGACGACTATTCTTTAGATTGTCTGGACTGCCATCACAACATTGAAGATGACGAAACCTACAACTGCAGTGAGTGCCATGAGGAAACCGGTGATGAAAGCATGCCTTCCAGGGCTGACGCATTCCACGCCCAGTGCAAAGGGTGCCACGAAGATTATGGTGCGGGTCCGGTAGAATGTAATGCATGCCACGCACAATAA